A genomic segment from Centroberyx gerrardi isolate f3 chromosome 22, fCenGer3.hap1.cur.20231027, whole genome shotgun sequence encodes:
- the ackr4b gene encoding atypical chemokine receptor 4b: MDDYYEHDFQDDENSTENYDYSDYHSICDKEAVRSFASVFLPVIYGLALVVGLAGNALVVVVYASPRRLRTLTDMCILNLAVSDLLLLLTLPFWAADAVHGWKLGVAACKITSFLYSTNFSCGMLLLACISVDRYRALARNAAGRTGTGPRERRRWLLVCAVLWAIAGFLSLPDLVFFTTKHMSYKVACTAIYPTNMARPAKAALELLEVILSFLLPFLVMVVCYFWVGRALCRAAGVRRDRKWRALRVLLAMVAVFLLTQLPYNVVKLCRALDIIYILVTDCDLSKGLDRALQVTESLALTHACINPVLYAFIGSSFRGHVLRAAKRLGHRLERHPQHVNEEPAVEIALKTHTHTHSQSASEDQDTSTFTI, from the coding sequence ATGGATGATTACTATGAACACGACTTCCAGGACGATGAGAACTCCACCGAGAACTACGACTACAGCGACTACCACTCAATCTGTGACAAAGAGGCGGTGCGCTCCTTTGCCAGCGTCTTCCTCCCAGTCATCTATGGCCTAGCTCTGGTGGTCGGCCTGGCCGGCAACGCCCTGGTAGTGGTGGTCTACGCATCGCCACGGCGACTGCGGACGCTGACAGACATGTGCATCCTCAACCTGGCCGTCTCTGACCTGCTGCTTCTTCTCACCCTGCCCTTCTGGGCGGCTGACGCCGTCCACGGCTGGAAGTTGGGCGTGGCCGCCTGCAAGATCACCTCCTTCCTCTACAGTACCAACTTCAGCTGCGGCATGCTCCTGCTGGCGTGCATCAGCGTGGATCGCTACCGCGCTCTAGCCCGTAATGCAGCAGGCAGGACTGGGACAGGCCCCCGGGAAAGGAGACGGTGGCTCCTGGTGTGCGCAGTGTTGTGGGCTATAGCCGGCTTTCTTAGCCTGCCTGACCTCGTCTTCTTCACGACGAAGCACATGTCGTACAAGGTGGCCTGCACCGCCATCTACCCTACCAACATGGCCCGGCCTGCCAAGGCTgccctggagctgctggaggtgaTACTCAGCTTCCTGCTACCTTTCCTGGTCATGGTGGTGTGCTACTTCTGGGTGGGGCGGGCGCTGTGCCGGGCAGCCGGGGTGCGGAGAGACAGGAAGTGGCGCGCCCTGCGGGTTCTGCTGGCTATGGTCGCCGTGTTCCTGCTCACCCAGCTGCCCTACAACGTGGTCAAGCTGTGCCGTGCGCTCGACATCATCTACATCCTGGTGACCGACTGCGACCTCAGTAAGGGCCTGGACCGGGCTCTCCAGGTGACGGAGAGCCTGGCGCTGACCCACGCCTGCATTAACCCCGTCCTCTACGCCTTCATCGGATCCTCCTTCAGGGGACACGTCCTCAGGGCCGCCAAGCGCCTCGGCCACCGGCTCGAGAGACACCCGCAACATGTCAACGAGGAGCCGGCTGTGGAGATcgcactcaaaacacacactcacacacactcacagtctgCTTCGGAAGACCAAGACACCAGCACCTTCACTATCTGA